The genomic interval TAGAATTGTTCTAAACAATATTTATTTAGAATTTTTCTAAATAGTTGTTTAGAATTTTTTTAAATAATACTTTTGGCACCATCAATTTCTTTCTACCCGGTTGCGATAACCAGATTGGTTCTTGTTATCCTAAGAAAGTTCAATTATCATATTCTACTAATACTTCTATGAAAAATGCCACCATCCGGAACTGGTTCACTGTGCATACCTGGACCAGTTTGATCTGCACAGCTTTTCTGCTGATGTTATGTATCACTGGTTTGCCATTGATCTTTTATGAAGAAATAGAGCATTTATCAGGACATGAAGCAGAACTTCCTGCTTTGCAGGGGAAAAGCCCTGTCTTATCCAAAGATTTTGTGCTGCAGCAGGCTATGAACCAGAAGCCTGGAAAAGTAGTAAAATATGTCTTTTGGGATGAAAAAGAACATCCACACCAGATGTTTGTCACCCTAGCCGATTCAGCTGAAGCACCTATAGAGGCCGATCATTATCTGACAATGGATGAGCGTACCGGCAAAGTGCTCGATACGCCACCTAATGAAATGGATTTTATGCTCGTTATGTACTACCTGCATGTAGAAATGCTTACAGGAATCCCCGGCAAATTGTTTCTGGGCCTAATGGGCCTGCTGTTTATTGTAGCTATGGTTTCGGGTGTAGTTTTATATGGGCCGATTATGAAACGCTTTGATTTTGGCATGATCCGGACAGAAAAATCCTTGCGGCTCAAATGGCTGGATCTGCATAATATGCTTGGCATTGTAACCCTTGCCTGGGCTTTTGTCGTAGGGCTAACTGGGGTGATTAATACTTTAGCTGATCCGGCCATTGACTTATGGCGGGCCGGGCAGTTATCTCAAATGGTAGCTGATTACAAAGACAAACTTGCCTTCAACGGGTCATTCAGTTCTTTGCAGGCAGCCCTTGAACGGGCAAAAGAAGCGGCTCCGGGAATGGAAGTTTCCTTTGTAGCCTATCCGGGAACTCTGTATTCGAGTAAGCACCATTATGGGGTGTTTATGAAAGGAACCTCACCATTGATGTCCAGGATAATTAAGCCTGCCTTGATTGATGCTCAAACCGGGCAATTGACGGATATAAAAGATCTGCCCTGGTATCTGAACCTGATTTTTCTTTCTCAGCCTTTTCATTTTGGTGATTATGGAGGACTTCCTCTTAAGATCATCTGGGCAGTTTTCGATATAGCCACCATCCTTGTATTAATCAGCGGCCTGTATCTCTGGCTGGCCAGACGCAAGGCAAGAGCCGCACAGCTGGCAAGACTTACTAGTATTCCGGAATCACTTACCTTAACAACAGCTGTAGAAAATGACAAATAATACCTATTTTAAGAAAGTTTGGGGTATGCCTATCCTGCTTGCATTGATTACCC from Rhodocytophaga rosea carries:
- a CDS encoding PepSY-associated TM helix domain-containing protein, which produces MKNATIRNWFTVHTWTSLICTAFLLMLCITGLPLIFYEEIEHLSGHEAELPALQGKSPVLSKDFVLQQAMNQKPGKVVKYVFWDEKEHPHQMFVTLADSAEAPIEADHYLTMDERTGKVLDTPPNEMDFMLVMYYLHVEMLTGIPGKLFLGLMGLLFIVAMVSGVVLYGPIMKRFDFGMIRTEKSLRLKWLDLHNMLGIVTLAWAFVVGLTGVINTLADPAIDLWRAGQLSQMVADYKDKLAFNGSFSSLQAALERAKEAAPGMEVSFVAYPGTLYSSKHHYGVFMKGTSPLMSRIIKPALIDAQTGQLTDIKDLPWYLNLIFLSQPFHFGDYGGLPLKIIWAVFDIATILVLISGLYLWLARRKARAAQLARLTSIPESLTLTTAVENDK